The Arachis ipaensis cultivar K30076 chromosome B03, Araip1.1, whole genome shotgun sequence region ACTATTTAGAGCATTCGTTGCAAAATTAATTATCACATTTTTCTCGTCAGTATACTTAGGGCACTTATTAAACTTATttataagtaaaaataaaaaataaatgcatTATAAAAAACTtcgtttttatttattaaatgtgtgtaaaataataaaaataaaattaattgtcATGACAAATTGTTTAATAAGTAATAACTTGATTAAGATACTGAAATCAGTTTTGAGAACATAAATACTTTTTAGGGCAAAAAACTCAAATATACCAAGGAGAGGTCCAAATTACCAAAATCAGCCAAACCAGAAATCCATACCTGAATCAACCAGGACGAAttattatataattcgaatcagtaAGATTCGAATTATACTCTCAAGtaattcgaatttatataattcgaattatctCCATGCAACAAATGaacgtaattcgaatcaatatgattcgaattatAGATATCCAAAAAAGCATGTAATTCGAAGCAATACGTTTCGAATTAAAATAACCTATTTCGAATTTAGTTAATTCGAATTACTAGGAGAAGTTCACTTTAGAGAGGTTCGAAtctagttgattcgaattaggGTTAAAACGGATTtccatagtaattcgaatcaagttgattcgaattacaactGTTTCGGCTATAAAAGGAGTTCGAACCAAGTTCATTCGAATCAGTTTCTCTTTCTCtaaccccaccaaatcccagagaaaacggtTTGAGTGAGCGGTTTGTGTATAAAATGTTGGTCGTTTGTTTCATATATCTTTTACTCATCACGATTTATTTTCTGGTTCCTTATGAAACATATTGTATATGTTAGTGGGTTGTGCATCTGTTCTAATTATGCGGTTTATGTACTGGCCAGCCTCGTCATTGCATATCCAACGTTAGGCGGCAGCAGGGGATGCGTCTTGATGAGAGGTACGTTCCGTACCTGCAGATGGCCGGATTGTACCATCTTGCGAGACTGAATGACAGATGGTTCCGACTAGACGAGCCCCTAGTCAGCGCATTCGTCGAGAGGTGGCGGCCTGAGACGCACACCTTCcacatgccgttcggagagtgtaCCATCACGCTTCAGGACGTCGCATACCAGCTGGGGTTGCCAGTGGACGGAGATTACGTTAGTGGTTGCCTGACAGACTTCCACCTTTACATTGAGGGTGGGAGACCTGCTTGGCAGTGGTTCCATGAGTTGCTCGGTGTTTTACCTCCCGAGAACCAGGTGCAGAAATTCGCAGTCAACTGCACCTGGTTTCAGGAGACATTTGCAGAGTGTCCAGACGGGGCTGATGAGGAGACAGTTAGGCGCTTTGTCCGGGCCTATATCACGATGTTATTGGGCACGCAGCTCtttgccgacaagtccggcaaTCGTATACACATCAGATGGCTACCTTATGTTGCTCGGCTTGAGGAGATGGGTCGCTAAAATTGGGGGTCGGCGGCACTTGCATGGTTGTACAGGTGCATGTGCCGAGTCGCCAACAGACATGTGGTGAAGTTAGCTGGCCCTTTACAGTTACTACAGTCTTGGATATTCTGGAGGTTTCCCACTCTTAGACCATCTGGGTATGATGAGATTAGCTGGCCACTTGCCTCGAGGTACCGTTATTGTTTTGTATTATAAATGCTTCTCGTATTTATTTTCGATTATGAAACCAATTTTAATGTTTCTCGTACGCAGATGGTCTGGTTACAATCCTGGGATTAGCAACAAGGGACCTCGGGTACAGATGGCTCGCCTGAAGATCGACTTGTTACAGCCTCGGCAGGTAAGTACGCAGAACATATGTGTATTTCAAGTCATTGTTTCAGTTTATATTGTCCAacccttttaatttttatttttccagtTCATATGGATGCCCTATAGCGCACTAGACGTCATCCAGGTTGTACATCCGGAGGTCTTGGAGCCTCGGCATACGATGTTATGGCGCTGCAGGACGTCCCTGATTTACTTTGCGGTTGTGGAGTGGCATCAGGTTGATAGAGTTTTACCTCAGTTTGGTGGCGTTCAGCCCATACCGTCTCCCGCCTTGAACATCGACTTCTTGATGTCGAAGGACGGGAGAGGAGGTGACCGTTGGTTCCCGGCACAGTACGCTGACTGGCACGATCACTGGCAGGAGCGTGCGGAGCACATTCTACAGTTTGACATCGTCCCCGACCCCGGTCCGTCACACGATTTCTTGACATGGTGGTATCAGCACGGAAAGAGGTTTTTGTCGCCGGAGATGTTATTGGGGGATCCGAGAGGTATTCCTATTCCAGATGAGGCTACGCAGAGGGGTGCAGGTCGACTTCCAGATATGGACCGGGTCGAGGACGTTCCCGACAGACGTCAGGCGATAGACCTCGTGGACGTAGGGCTGCCATGTAAGTCGTGAATAAGCACAACATGCCAGTGCGTGTGGACAGGGAAAATGAAGTGCTTGGAAGTATCCACAATCACAAGTCTTAGACCGTAATGAGACCCTGTACGTACCAAGGGAGAATGAACCTGTCGGAGTCGTCTCAGCAACGGTGTATTCCGAGTTATCCCTGTCGTAAacagtcaccgtgaagcacctggcTGTCTTCAGGTTGGCCTCGATACACTTTACTAGGTattgactgaattgttgtccAGTACCCATCTGAGCCTCGGCCTCCCTTCCCTTACGGACAAATAGCTCAGCTAGCCTTCCGTATGTGGCCTTCACCAGCGAGCAAACAGGGAGGTTTCTTACCCCCTTCAGGATTGAGTTGACACATTCCGAAATATTGGTCGTCATGTGCCCGAATCTCCGACCCTCATCACAGTACTGTGTCCACAACGAATACTCGATTCGGTTCGCCCAGTCACACATTGCCGGATTCTCAGAGCGCAGAATGTCAAACCAGTAGTCGAACTCCACTTCAGTCTTCGCATATGCGGCGTTAACAAGAAGCCTCCGGGCATCTTTTCCCTTGAACGTCAATGCAAAATTCGATGCaacgtgtcgaatgcagaatgcccGGTACGCAGCTGGGGGTAGCCATCCCCCATCCGGAGCCTCGAGTGCTGCCTTGATGCCATTATGCCTATCTGAAATAACTAATAGACCCGGCTGAGGTGTCACGTGCTCACGGAGGTGGGAAAGAAAGAAAGACCAtgactcagcattctcaccctcgACTAGTGCAAATGCCACGGGGAGGATGTTCGAGTTTCCGTCCTGTGCAATGGCGACTAGCAATGTTCCCCCATACTTCCCATATAGATGGGTGCCATCAATACTCACCAAaggcttgcaatgacggaatgcctgGATACAAGGGGGGAAAGTCCAGAACAGCCTATGAAAATAAACCTGAGACTCGTCAACCTGTCCCCCAACTCGAACAGGGCAAGTCCTGAGGACGGCTACAGTGCCAGGCATCGTCAGCTGAACTCCTAAAACCCACCTAGggagctcgttgtacgactcGTCCCAGTCCCCATATATGACGGCAacggccttctgcttcgccatccataCCCTCCTGTACGTTGGCCTGAACCCAAATTGTGCGGCCGTGGCATTTTGAAGCACCTTGATGTTCACAGctgcatcagccctaaccatcGGCATAATGAAGGTGGATATCACATGGTAGTCCAGACTCCTATGGTCGCTGGAGATGGAGCTGGCGAGACATGTATGCGGACCGTTGTATCGCTTCACTTCCCAGATACCCTTCCGCTGTCGGAGACTCATCCGAATGagccatgtgcacccattcccaaactcagaacactttccCACATACCTGCGATAGTCAGACTCAACGACCTTGTACTGGACCCCTCGGCGGATACTGTACGTCTTCACATTGAACAgcgcctcatctttatcctgaaattgttGGCCAACCTGAAACTCGTTCACACCGGCAGACCCCTCGGTATCTCTAGCGCCAAATCCTGAGGGCAGCAGAGCATTTTCGTCCTGCCGCATGGCATCCAGGTCCAACGGGGAAAAATGgggtggatactgctgtgtgccagaactagaTCCACCTGTAGCTCTTCTCGGAACAGTAGTTCCAACATCATCGCCGCTTTCATCAGCGATCAAATCCGGCTCCACGTCATCGTCATCTGGATCATCAAACAAACCATCACCAACACCAATCGGTGTGGGACAATGTACCTCGGTGGGAATATGTTCCCCATGCCGAACCTCATCTCCAACATTCCCGCCCAGATCGACGGCAAACGAAGGGGACGCAACAGGCTGCATCGGTGGCTCATACACAGGAGCAGAGGACGAAGCAACAGCAGGTCTCGAGCTCGACCAGTTATCCAACAATATGACATTTAAGTATTATTCAATTACTTCAGcagtaattaaaaaaataaaataaaacaagtgataattaaaaaaattataaatgtgTGTTGTTGGTAAAACTACTGAATTAATAGCAAATTTATCTGATGAATTAAATTGATCCAACATTGATTGGAGACTAAATGACAACCGACCGTGTTACTACTCGGAAAGTGGAAAACCAGCTTAATTAACCCAACCCAGTGAGGGTGAGTGGTGAACTGGTGATCGTTCATCAATTTGGAAAATGTTAGATGGGACAGCAATAGCCATGAAACAAACACATCACATTCCCATAAcgtgaaaaaagaagaaaaaaaaatagaaaaactgAAAAAGGGCTGCAAATGGAATGTCACTGTTTCTCACATCGCTTTCATGATTCATCAGTTTCCAAACCTTTTTATTTTCGGAACTGGGGCCATTGTTATCTGGACCTTTGAAGTTGTGAATGTTAATGAATCTTATTGAATTAGTTTAATATTGGTTAATGCATCAAACTAAATTCATTGTTGACTTATTTAAGCAATGCTACTGATAATCTGATGTAGTAGAGAAGCAAGATAGTAGTAAATACTAAATACTGTACGTACTACGTAGTACTCATACCTGTCGAATGAATTAACCAAAGTTGGTTATGGTTCATATTTACCGAAGTTGGTATCACGGTCACAATTAAAGAGGAGACACACGCTACCGACGAGACATTTCAATTACAACCAACCAACGACAGTGACTAAAACATTTCGATTAAGCTTTGGACAAAAGTAAAAACCCATGTTAAAGCACAAGTGATAATTACATCAACCAGAATCCACAagcaaaaaaattaatgaaacagATACATCAACTCCCCCACAGGAAATCAATTGGGAAGGGAAAAAATTTGGGAGGGGGGATGACACAGTAGAGATTTAATTTGAGgattaaaataatgaaaaaagaggaaACTCGAAAGAAATTTTGGGTTGGAACCAAAGCTACTGAATACAACATAAGCACATGATTTAGTGGGATCAAACAATGTAAATGTAGGCAAATCCAGAGGAAACTCACGGAGAAGAAAGATAGATACATCATCTATAACTCTACAAGATCATGTTGGGTTTGGATTTGGTCCTGATCCTCTTTCAAGCTGGAGCGACGCAATTCTTCAATGCTCTGTACCACTTGAGACATGGAAGGGCGCTTATCAGGGTAGGGTGCTGCGCAATCAACTGCAAGCTGCAACAGCTGAACCATCTCCTCTTCAACATTCTGGTACCTCAGCAGCTCAAGATCAAACACCTCCGAAGTCCACTCTTCTCGGACAACGGATTGGACCCATCTAGGGAGGTCCACTCCTTCCTCGTTTAGGATAGCATGGGTGGGTGCCTTCCCGGTCAGTAGCTCCAAGAGCAGCACGCCAAAGCTGTACACATCTGCCTTCTGGGATACTTTGCGAGGATCGGTGACCTCAGGGGCGCGATAGCCGGCCACTCGGTTAGGGGTGGAGGAGGGGCCAACAAGGTGGGCGAGGCCGAAGTCAGATACTCTAGCATCGTAGGACTTGGTTAAGAGGATATTAGAGGACTTAATGTTTCCATGAGAAACATTTGTTCCCTGTGAGTGAAGGTATTCAATCCCGCGTGCAGCTCCAAGTGCAATGCCTGACCTGATTTCCCAGTTTAACGGTGTCCTCCCCGCTCCTTTGTTTCCTGTAACAACAATCACATACATCATCGCATTGATGATACCAAatctaatcctaattcctaagtAACAAATCCAAATCCGAAGCAAGTGAAGTGCATCTTTTTGTTACTAAACATGTAAGGAGAGCCACTACACTACTCAAGTACTGACAAAGCAGGTAGAACTTAGAagtaaacaaaaacaaataaaagaagaCAAATGAAATGAAATGAGTGCTGACCATGCAAAAGAGCAGATAAGCTTCCGATGGGCATGTAATCATACACAAGAAGCTTCTCATCTCTGCTGAAATAATAAGCCCTCAGAGGAACCAAGTTCTCATGATCCATTGCTCCCACAGACTCGATCTTCTCCTTGAACTCCTTCTCGGAAATCGTCACATCCTTCAACCTCTTCACAGCCACCACCGGCCCTGACTCCAAAACCGCCTTGTACGCCGTACCAAACGTACCTTTCCCCAATACCTCCGCCGAAGCCCGAAGCAAATCCTCCAGATCAAATGGCCTCGCCGCCCCCGCTGTTGCAGAATTACCAAAAAACACCAACTTCTTGGCTCCACTACCACCGCCGCCGTTGGCCTCGGCCTTGTTTCCATTCCCTGCCGCCATAGCCGCTGCAGCTGCTGCAGCCACCGTATACCCATTTTCGTGAGCGCCATTACTGTGGGGCCCCGGCCCGTTCTCCAACTCGTCCACTGGTTTGTCGCCTGGAAGTTCGGGCTCCGGATGCTTGACGGTTGCAACTTCAACGGCACTGGTCTTCTTGGAACTCTTCTTCCTACACAAAAGAATCAGTGCGAATACGAGCAGCAGAAGACACACGACGGATCCGATGACAATTCCAGCAATGGCACCGCCAGAtaacttgttcttcttcttggtcTTGTTATTGGGAATGTCGCCGGAAGGAGAAGATGCAGATGCATCGTCGCCGGGGCAGAGCTTGAGCGGGCGGCCGCAGAGGGAATTGCCAAGAAAGGAATCTTGGGGGAATTTCTGGAGCTTGTCGGGGACAGAGCCATTGAGGAAGTTGTTGGAGACGTTGAACTGCTCGAGGTCCGGCAGGCTGAGCTGCGGGATGGGACCGGAGAGCTGATTGTTTTGGAGGTAAAGAGTTCTAAGTCTGCTCAACTTGTTGAACTCTGCTGGGACCCCACCCGAGAAATTGTTGAAGCCAAGGTTCAGGCGGACCAGGTCCGGCAGCCGGAACAGCAACTCTGGGATTTCGCCGGAAAGCAGATTGCGCTGCAGGTACAGGTTCCGGAGGTTGATGCACGATGCCAGATCTGCGGGGAGGGGTCCCGTCAGCGCGTTGAACCGCAGGCTCAGGGTGCGGAGGTGTGTCAGGTTCCCGAATATTCCCACCGGAATGCGCCCGGAGAGTGCCACGGCGGGCAGGTGGAGCTCCACCACCTGACCCTGCTCGCATTGCACGCCAGCCCAGTTGCAGGGGCTCTGGTTGGTCGCGTTCCAGAAGAGGGTTCTGCCGCCGACGGAGGACCGTAGAGCCAGCAATGCCGCCCGCTCCGATGCCAGATCTGCCTTTCCCAGTGGAAACACCGCCACAAGCACCAGCACCAGCACTGTGGCCACAATGGCATTGGCCAGTGCCACCATTGCTCTGCTTTTGCTCACAACACACACAGAACGCAGAGAAACAAACAGCAGAGGTTGCTGAGGTGGTTTGGTGGGTTATGGGTGTGGGTATATTTTGATTCTGATGGACATTgcgagagtgagagagagagagagagtaaccGAAGACAAGAGTAGAGAAGGCCAAGCtgcaatttttattttaattaattttgtctGTCACATTAAGAGATAGTGTGTGAGTTGGAGTTGGAGGTCCAGGCTGTGTGTTAATCAAGACACATTACCAACAAAAAGAAACCCTAGCTAGCTGTAGCTCTATCTCTCCACATAACTAAAGTTCCTTTATCTCTCTTTACTTTTAGTCTTTTACTACTTTTTTTCGTTTTTAAataaagatttaattattttgtacctatttaaactaattttattatgttttaaatATTATTGTTTATTAATATATAcgtaaataatttaatattaatgtGCTAAAGCTATGTTTTTATTACCACTAAGAAAATCCATCATAGAAACGAAGTTTATTATTGAAgtagcatgaattgaaagaagaATAATATTATTCGCGGATTAATGTATTTTGATCATTGAAAACTAAAGTTGTGTCAAGACAGTCACCTAGTCCATTTATATAGATTAGTGGATGGACACaattaaattttctattttttaaaataattaaatatattttttacttttaaaaacaTAAGTCTTAATTAGTCTAAATGTCATTCACCATTTTTACGTTGTTAATATATGTAATTAAATGTCAATTTGCCAGTTTACTGCAAGTTGACATAgacaaataataaattcaatttaaattagtatctcaaatttgtttaaaatatttaaattggtCTATATACAATTATAAAATCCTAACTTTtaaatcttcatcttcatcatttattttttctcttattttatgatGTCCTTCTCCTCATTTTTATCATTTGTCTCTTCTCTCAATGTCTCACTCTCCCATTGCGAttgcttcttctcttccttttctGTCGCCTTCTACTTTTTCTCAACCTACACCGAACCCGTTTTCAAGTCCATTTCCAGTGCCTCTGTTAGCGCCAACAGTTCCACTCCTAAAATTATTCTCTAATATGATGCTGATGACGCAGTTGGTTTTTCTCTTAGAGAAAGTATCGTAAATGAATTCAAAGTCACGTCATTATTTAGTGCATTCCCGCTTCAATCAGCGCCCAAAGGCCCATGGGTGAGCCTTCTGAAAAAGCTTTCTTCCTCTCCGGTCCAATCGAGAGCGAAAAAAAGAAGGACTCACCTTTTCAGGTACCGCGATGAGTACGGAGAACTCTTGATGGATTACAATgacaaaactaaaataattaatgatCAAAATAATCAagattgtaatttattttaaaaagaaaatgtttATGTTTATAAATTGTAATTTGCAAGTGTGATTATGATCTGTGATCAACGATTGTTACATAAATGaattataatatataaattatgaattataaatTCTATAATGTATTTAATGTCAATTAAAAGTTTTTAAGATTAAATTTAGCTAACAATAAAGTTCTACATCcaaaaaaaatacttaaccaaGTCTAACCAAGTTGTTATAACAACTTTCAAATCatgcttctccttctccttctctttctctgttttcttccctttcttcttctccttctctatTTCCTTCTCCTTCTACTCCTCCTTTTCCTTTTAAATTCGCAAAATCTTTCTCATTAATATAATAGGTCCTCAAAAAAAAGTTTGTAtcgaataaaatatataattcgaCTTTCTTGTATTAAAACGTTGGCTCGTAAACACAAGAAGACTTTACGCACTTTTCCAAAAATATTAGATTCAAaagaattattaaaataattttttacagAGGAAGAAGAGATTCTTTCTTTGATATTTCCTCCTTCTCCAATgttgcatcttcttctttttctttttctttttcgttattGTCGTCACCAATAACATCAATATTTTGCAAACATCTATATTAGTTCTGATTTTCTCTAATACCATCATTATATAATTTCGAgtcatttcttaatttattttagtttatttgtgTGTTAACTGAGGTTTACTTGATgttgctgataagtattgaccaaattttttttaagtaatttcgattcatttcttaatttagttgaggttcatttggatccaaaaatgaattcaatgtgtttttattaatgattgagtcttttttactatttgttcaaatttgaactaatttcgattcatttgtgtgctaattgaggttcacttgatgttgCTGATAAGTatttaccaaattttttattccataagtaattttggttcatttcttagtttaattgaggatTATTTTGATCCAGAAATAAATTTGatatgtttttgttgatgattgagtttttTTTACTGTTTGTTCAAATATGAACTAATTGAATGGAATAGAGtggaatctaatgcaattgaataaagtaatcatgaataatttcattcttctttgctaaaaaatttggtcaatacttatcagcagcatcaagtgaacctcaattaatacaaacacatcgaattcatttctggatccaaatgaacctcaaataaactaagaaatgaactgaaactacttaaggaataaaaaatttggtcaatacttatcagcagcatcaagtgaacctcaattaacacacaaataaatcgaaattagtttagttttgaaCAAGCAGTTAAaaaaactcaatcatcaacaacaacagatacaatttatttttgaattcaaatgaacctcaattgaactaagaaataaaccgaaattacttaagaaataaaaaatttggtcaatacttatcagcagcatcaagtgaacctcaattaattcacaaatgaaccaaaataaactgaaattatttaatgatagcAACAGAGAAAAACAGAACCAATAAAGATGTTAGCATGGTGATGACgataacaaaaaagaagaagaacctaCGTGCGCGAATTtgaaagaaggaggaggaggaggaggagaaaatggagaaggagaaggagaagatgaagccGAAGAAGGATATGTTTTGTGTTATTGAAACGCACGTGTATACACGCTGGTGTGAGAAAGTGatttttgttgagtttggacCAACTTGGTTGGATTTGGTTGTCAAAAATACTTCGATGTGTAGCTGGACTCTTTAGCTAATATGTCTTCTAAGATTACATTTGTTTGCAAGAGAACTGATACTAAAATTTCAGATACAAAAATtgagtgagtgagagagagagagagagagagagagagagagagagattgggGTGTGCGGCGACGGCGGCGGCGGTGCGGCGGGGTGCTGGTCGTGGAGGGAGAAGGTGGTTATGGGTGTTCTGGTGAGTgagggagaaggagaagagaCGTTGGATGAGGGACGAAGGGtttgcgcgaatgcgctagggcttcaCGTCTCTGGGGTAAGTAAAAATTTGAATCCACGGACCCCAGTAGCACCGTTTCCTACATCATGGCGGAGCTGCCATCTTCTCGTAGCACTGTCTCCTACATCACGGCAGAGCTGccatcttctctttttctacacgGTTGCTTCATATATTCTATCTTTCAGACTTTCACTGTATCTAAACAACATCACCACAGCTTCGGCTTTGGCGAAGCTTCCAACTTTTGGATCCAAATCCATCTCAACGAAGTCCAGTGAAACAAACTGTGGCCACGACAGAACAACAGGGTTTTTCCTTTGTGACTTCTATCAAGATCGGGCATCTAGGTGGTTGATGCATGGGCATCATGTTATATTGTTCTATACTTTTTCATGACAAAACTAATTcataatgcttaattattgagtattttgtgcttaattcatAGATtactttcatctctttgatttgatttatgttgtagaaaatggtggAAGAAAAGGAAGTAAAAAGCACAAGACAAAGCATTCCTTGCAAAGGAGCACTTGGAGAGCAACCTTCAGCGCTTTCTTAGGCGCTCATTTAGCAAGTGCCAAACCAGCTANNNNNNNNNNNNNN contains the following coding sequences:
- the LOC107633911 gene encoding protein MAIN-LIKE 1-like, giving the protein MRLDERYVPYLQMAGLYHLARLNDRWFRLDEPLVSAFVERWRPETHTFHMPFGECTITLQDVAYQLGLPVDGDYVSGCLTDFHLYIEGGRPAWQWFHELLGVLPPENQVQKFAVNCTWFQETFAECPDGADEETVRRFVRAYITMLLGTQLFADKSGNRIHIRWLPYVARLEEMGR
- the LOC107633910 gene encoding uncharacterized protein LOC107633910 codes for the protein MQPVASPSFAVDLGGNVGDEVRHGEHIPTEVHCPTPIGVGDGLFDDPDDDDVEPDLIADESGDDVGTTVPRRATGGSSSGTQQYPPHFSPLDLDAMRQDENALLPSGFGARDTEGSAGVNEFQVGQQFQDKDEALFNVKTYSIRRGVQYKVVESDYRRYVGKCSEFGNGCTWLIRMSLRQRKGIWEVKRYNGPHTCLASSISSDHRSLDYHVISTFIMPMVRADAAVNIKVLQNATAAQFGFRPTYRRVWMAKQKAVAVIYGDWDESYNELPRWVLGVQLTMPGTVAVLRTCPVRVGGQVDESQVYFHRLFWTFPPCIQAFRHCKPLVSIDGTHLYGKYGGTLLVAIAQDGNSNILPVAFALVEGENAESWSFFLSHLREHVTPQPGLLVISDRHNGIKAALEAPDGGWLPPAAYRAFCIRHVASNFALTFKGKDARRLLVNAAYAKTEVEFDYWFDILRSENPAMCDWANRIEYSLWTQYCDEGRRFGHMTTNISECVNSILKGVRNLPVCSLVKATYGRLAELFVRKGREAEAQMGTGQQFSQYLVKCIEANLKTARCFTVTVYDRDNSEYTVAETTPTDL
- the LOC107634757 gene encoding serine/threonine-protein phosphatase 7 long form homolog, whose protein sequence is MCRVANRHVVKLAGPLQLLQSWIFWRFPTLRPSGYDEISWPLASRWSGYNPGISNKGPRVQMARLKIDLLQPRQFIWMPYSALDVIQVVHPEVLEPRHTMLWRCRTSLIYFAVVEWHQVDRVLPQFGGVQPIPSPALNIDFLMSKDGRGGDRWFPAQYADWHDHWQERAEHILQFDIVPDPGPSHDFLTWWYQHGKRFLSPEMLLGDPRGIPIPDEATQRGAGRLPDMDRVEDVPDRRQAIDLVDVGLPCKS
- the LOC107631743 gene encoding probable inactive receptor kinase At1g48480; translation: MVALANAIVATVLVLVLVAVFPLGKADLASERAALLALRSSVGGRTLFWNATNQSPCNWAGVQCEQGQVVELHLPAVALSGRIPVGIFGNLTHLRTLSLRFNALTGPLPADLASCINLRNLYLQRNLLSGEIPELLFRLPDLVRLNLGFNNFSGGVPAEFNKLSRLRTLYLQNNQLSGPIPQLSLPDLEQFNVSNNFLNGSVPDKLQKFPQDSFLGNSLCGRPLKLCPGDDASASSPSGDIPNNKTKKKNKLSGGAIAGIVIGSVVCLLLLVFALILLCRKKSSKKTSAVEVATVKHPEPELPGDKPVDELENGPGPHSNGAHENGYTVAAAAAAAMAAGNGNKAEANGGGGSGAKKLVFFGNSATAGAARPFDLEDLLRASAEVLGKGTFGTAYKAVLESGPVVAVKRLKDVTISEKEFKEKIESVGAMDHENLVPLRAYYFSRDEKLLVYDYMPIGSLSALLHGNKGAGRTPLNWEIRSGIALGAARGIEYLHSQGTNVSHGNIKSSNILLTKSYDARVSDFGLAHLVGPSSTPNRVAGYRAPEVTDPRKVSQKADVYSFGVLLLELLTGKAPTHAILNEEGVDLPRWVQSVVREEWTSEVFDLELLRYQNVEEEMVQLLQLAVDCAAPYPDKRPSMSQVVQSIEELRRSSLKEDQDQIQTQHDLVEL